The proteins below are encoded in one region of Triticum aestivum cultivar Chinese Spring chromosome 1B, IWGSC CS RefSeq v2.1, whole genome shotgun sequence:
- the LOC123138048 gene encoding uncharacterized protein isoform X2: MTTIIDTLQMMSEAAPGGLERTEWSEVVALGDVVSRQATVTGMVWSGDLPGVETLKENIAAYFNVLQGFLLAYHGSTIGAGPTLHKYITSSAKGVVDASFSLFKLVVSAYVSATTRRPGRANTAGH, from the exons ATGACGACCATCATCGACACCCTCCAG ATGATGTCGGAGGCGGCTCCCGGTGGACTGGAGCGGACAGAGTGGTCGGAGGTCGTCGCGCTCGGCGATGTGGTGTCCAGGCAGGCCACCGTCA CTGGGATGGTCTGGAGCGGAGACTTGCCTGGTGTGGAAACGCTCAAGGAGAACATTGCTGCGTATTTCAATGTCCTGCAGGGTTTCCTTTTGGCCTATCATGGAAGCACGATCGGTGCCGGTCCTACACTTCACAAGTATATCACTAGTTCTGCAAAAGGCGTGGTGGATGCCAGCTTCTCGTTGTTCAAGCTAGTTGTTTCTGCCTATG TATCGGCGACAACAAGAAGGCCTGGAAGAGCGAACACTGCAG GGCACTGA
- the LOC123138048 gene encoding uncharacterized protein isoform X1 translates to MTTIIDTLQMMSEAAPGGLERTEWSEVVALGDVVSRQATVTGMVWSGDLPGVETLKENIAAYFNVLQGFLLAYHGSTIGAGPTLHKYITSSAKGVVDASFSLFKLVVSAYVSATTRRPGRANTAGMCSRCQAF, encoded by the exons ATGACGACCATCATCGACACCCTCCAG ATGATGTCGGAGGCGGCTCCCGGTGGACTGGAGCGGACAGAGTGGTCGGAGGTCGTCGCGCTCGGCGATGTGGTGTCCAGGCAGGCCACCGTCA CTGGGATGGTCTGGAGCGGAGACTTGCCTGGTGTGGAAACGCTCAAGGAGAACATTGCTGCGTATTTCAATGTCCTGCAGGGTTTCCTTTTGGCCTATCATGGAAGCACGATCGGTGCCGGTCCTACACTTCACAAGTATATCACTAGTTCTGCAAAAGGCGTGGTGGATGCCAGCTTCTCGTTGTTCAAGCTAGTTGTTTCTGCCTATG TATCGGCGACAACAAGAAGGCCTGGAAGAGCGAACACTGCAGGTATGTGCAGTCGCTGCCAAGCTTTCTGA